One genomic region from Thermomicrobiales bacterium encodes:
- the purB gene encoding adenylosuccinate lyase yields MIGRYTRPEMGAVWSDDHKLQVWLRVELAVCESWHRRGRIPDWAIEAIRGASCDLERMQEIERETDHDVIAFLRATGETVGEASRYIHLGLTSSDVVDTALSILVQESCAILETDLERLIEVVGRQAVRYRNTLMIGRTHGVHAEPTTFGLKLAVWYDELRRQLERLRFAREEMRVGKLSGAVGTHAHVPPDVEDEVCETLGLRPAPASTQIIQRDRHAFFLSVLAGIGATIEKLAVEIRHLQRTEVREVEEPFGEGNQGSSAMPHKRNPHESERLSGLARLLRGYAVTGLENVALWHERDISHSSTERVIFPDACIVLDYSLDLLTEILEDLTVNEDRMKQNLDLTGGLIFSQRVMLGLVDAGIDRQVAYKRVQAHAMDSWLNGSNFEEAVRTDPEIASRVSQEQITELFDPYQQLGHVDAVFERLGLNEPAVST; encoded by the coding sequence GTGATCGGCCGGTACACCAGGCCCGAGATGGGAGCGGTGTGGAGTGACGATCACAAGCTGCAGGTCTGGCTACGCGTCGAGCTCGCGGTCTGCGAGTCCTGGCATCGGCGTGGCCGAATTCCCGATTGGGCGATCGAAGCGATCCGTGGCGCCAGTTGCGATCTCGAGCGCATGCAAGAGATCGAACGCGAGACCGATCACGACGTCATCGCCTTCTTGCGCGCCACCGGCGAAACCGTTGGGGAGGCCTCGCGCTACATCCATCTCGGCCTGACCTCGTCGGATGTCGTCGACACCGCCTTGTCCATCCTGGTGCAGGAGTCCTGCGCCATCCTCGAGACCGACCTCGAACGGCTGATCGAGGTCGTCGGGCGGCAGGCGGTACGCTACCGCAACACCCTCATGATTGGCAGAACGCACGGCGTCCATGCCGAACCCACCACCTTCGGCCTGAAGTTGGCCGTGTGGTACGACGAGCTTCGCCGGCAGCTCGAGCGGCTTCGTTTCGCCCGGGAAGAGATGCGGGTCGGCAAGCTCTCGGGAGCGGTCGGAACCCATGCGCACGTTCCTCCCGATGTGGAGGACGAAGTCTGCGAGACCCTGGGCTTGCGACCAGCCCCGGCCTCGACCCAGATCATCCAGCGTGACCGGCATGCGTTCTTCCTCTCCGTGCTGGCTGGAATCGGCGCTACGATCGAAAAGCTCGCGGTCGAGATTCGCCATCTCCAGCGGACAGAGGTCCGCGAAGTGGAAGAACCATTTGGCGAGGGCAATCAGGGAAGCTCCGCCATGCCGCACAAACGCAATCCGCATGAATCGGAACGACTGAGCGGGTTGGCGCGCCTCCTGCGGGGCTACGCCGTGACCGGTCTCGAAAACGTGGCACTCTGGCACGAGCGTGACATCAGCCACTCCTCGACCGAGCGGGTGATCTTTCCCGACGCGTGTATCGTGCTCGACTACTCACTCGATCTGCTCACCGAAATTCTCGAAGACCTGACCGTCAACGAAGATCGCATGAAGCAGAACCTCGATCTCACCGGCGGACTCATCTTCTCGCAACGTGTCATGTTGGGGCTCGTCGATGCCGGCATCGACCGGCAGGTGGCATACAAGCGGGTCCAGGCGCACGCCATGGACAGCTGGCTGAACGGTTCGAACTTCGAAGAGGCGGTGCGTACGGATCCTGAGATCGCCAGCCGGGTGAGTCAGGAGCAGATCACCGAACTCTTCGATCCCTACCAGCAGTTGGGGCATGTCGATGCGGTTTTCGAACGCCTCGGTCTGAACGAGCCAGCGGTGAGCACGTGA
- the glmS gene encoding glutamine--fructose-6-phosphate transaminase (isomerizing): MCGIFGYVGESTDVGSAILAALKTLEYRGYDSWGMAVGVDGQLALTKTTGKISVASVDFPDAGIGFGHTRWATHGAVTHANAHPHLDCSGSIAVIHNGIVENFRELRNEVEAKGHTLRSETDSEVIAHLIEDERASGASPQEALERVFARLDGLGAVIVLDLASETMIAMKRTSPLVVGRNCSKVTIASDEIALAGHATEIHYLEDGEVATLSMDGVSISHLSGTNGWAPISVDERRDGLAGFPDFMSKEMAEQPDVLERLVDSAGEQIDALANAIRESYGAYMVGCGTASYAALTGSYLFSRIVSRHVNFAPGSEFKYYEHFLKPGSLAIAFSQSGETADIIEAMLAARARGATLAGVVNAPRSTLGRMVDIRVDLGAGPEQCVLSTKAYTAKVATLLMTAHVLAGTPEVGRDLVQEAATGMRHMLSPAWIDRVRAIARDIYEAEHLFVIGRGLSYPTALEAALKIKEVSYIHAEGFAAGELKHGVIALVQDGTPCVVYAPNDETHADIISGAMELKARGGHIIGIGPADDPVFDAWLPTPDVGDAAPLVQALPAQMLGYHAALLRGNDPDKPRNLAKSVTVK, translated from the coding sequence ATGTGCGGGATCTTCGGGTATGTTGGCGAATCGACGGATGTCGGATCGGCGATTCTTGCGGCGCTGAAGACGCTGGAATACCGGGGATACGACTCCTGGGGGATGGCGGTCGGAGTCGACGGCCAACTGGCGCTGACGAAAACGACCGGGAAAATCTCGGTCGCATCGGTTGATTTTCCAGATGCGGGAATCGGATTCGGGCATACGCGGTGGGCAACACATGGCGCCGTCACCCACGCCAATGCCCACCCCCACCTCGATTGCTCAGGTTCGATCGCTGTCATACACAACGGCATCGTCGAGAACTTTCGGGAACTTCGAAACGAGGTCGAGGCGAAGGGGCATACCCTTCGCTCGGAAACCGACAGCGAAGTGATCGCGCACCTGATCGAGGATGAGCGCGCTTCGGGCGCATCGCCGCAGGAGGCGCTGGAGCGCGTCTTCGCCCGTCTCGATGGACTCGGAGCGGTGATCGTGCTCGACCTTGCGTCGGAAACGATGATTGCCATGAAACGCACGTCGCCGCTCGTCGTCGGGCGCAACTGCAGCAAGGTCACCATTGCCTCAGACGAGATAGCGCTCGCCGGACATGCGACCGAGATCCACTATCTCGAGGATGGCGAGGTTGCCACGCTTTCCATGGATGGAGTTTCGATTTCGCATCTCTCCGGGACGAATGGTTGGGCGCCGATCTCGGTGGACGAGCGGCGAGACGGACTCGCCGGTTTTCCCGATTTTATGTCAAAAGAGATGGCCGAGCAGCCCGACGTCCTCGAGCGCCTCGTCGATTCTGCCGGGGAGCAGATCGACGCGCTGGCCAATGCGATCCGGGAATCGTACGGCGCGTATATGGTCGGGTGTGGAACTGCGTCGTATGCGGCCCTGACCGGGTCGTATCTCTTTAGCAGAATTGTTTCGCGTCATGTCAATTTCGCCCCAGGATCTGAGTTCAAGTACTACGAGCATTTTCTGAAACCGGGTTCACTCGCGATCGCGTTTTCACAGAGCGGTGAAACGGCCGACATCATCGAAGCGATGCTGGCGGCGCGAGCGCGGGGAGCAACGCTGGCTGGGGTGGTCAATGCCCCCCGATCGACCCTCGGGCGGATGGTGGATATCCGGGTCGATCTCGGGGCCGGTCCGGAGCAGTGCGTGCTTTCGACCAAGGCGTATACCGCGAAAGTTGCCACGCTGCTCATGACGGCTCATGTGCTGGCTGGAACGCCCGAGGTCGGGCGAGATCTCGTCCAGGAGGCCGCGACAGGGATGCGCCACATGCTGTCGCCGGCATGGATCGATCGCGTGCGGGCGATCGCGCGGGACATCTACGAGGCCGAGCACCTCTTTGTGATTGGCCGTGGATTGTCCTACCCGACCGCGCTGGAAGCCGCCCTCAAGATCAAAGAGGTCTCCTATATTCATGCGGAGGGATTCGCGGCGGGAGAACTCAAGCATGGGGTGATCGCGCTGGTGCAGGACGGCACGCCATGCGTCGTCTATGCCCCGAACGACGAAACCCACGCGGACATCATTTCCGGGGCAATGGAACTGAAAGCGCGTGGTGGGCATATCATTGGTATCGGCCCGGCTGACGACCCGGTGTTCGATGCGTGGTTGCCAACACCAGATGTTGGGGACGCTGCCCCGCTCGTCCAGGCGCTGCCGGCCCAAATGCTTGGATATCATGCAGCGCTGCTTCGTGGGAATGATCCCGACAAGCCGCGAAATCTTGCCAAGAGCGTCACAGTGAAGTGA
- a CDS encoding phosphoribosylaminoimidazolesuccinocarboxamide synthase: MTGAVATQLLDSLPLVRQGKVRDCYLLGDDLLFVASDRISAFDVVLPSAIPGKGAVLNQLSNFWFEKTRDIIPNHVIQCGLPDSVETSDHAWFDARSTLAKRADRIDFECVVRGYLAGSGWKEYRSTGGIAGHELPVGLLQAAQLPEPIFTPAMKNDIGHDENITVERLRDLVGADLASQLERASIELYTFAAAHAATCGMLLADTKFEFGMIQGQLTVIDEMLTPDSSRYWDASTHSPGREPESFDKQYVRNWLDSTGWNHEPPAPVLPDDVITGTQQRYIEAFQRLTGHDPVF; encoded by the coding sequence GTGACCGGCGCAGTCGCAACTCAGCTCCTCGATTCGCTTCCGCTCGTGCGCCAAGGCAAGGTTCGCGACTGCTATCTGCTGGGCGACGATCTGCTCTTCGTCGCAAGCGACCGCATTTCCGCATTCGATGTCGTCCTTCCCAGCGCGATTCCTGGCAAGGGCGCCGTACTCAACCAGCTTTCGAATTTCTGGTTCGAGAAAACGCGAGACATCATTCCCAATCACGTCATCCAGTGCGGACTGCCGGATTCGGTCGAAACCAGCGACCACGCATGGTTCGACGCTCGTTCCACCCTGGCGAAACGAGCCGACCGAATCGACTTCGAATGCGTCGTCCGCGGCTATCTCGCCGGTTCCGGTTGGAAGGAATACCGATCTACTGGCGGCATCGCTGGGCACGAACTGCCGGTTGGGTTGCTGCAGGCCGCGCAGTTGCCAGAACCGATCTTCACGCCCGCAATGAAAAACGACATCGGTCACGATGAGAACATCACCGTCGAACGGTTGCGCGATCTTGTCGGCGCCGACCTGGCCAGCCAGTTGGAGCGCGCGAGCATCGAGCTCTACACCTTCGCGGCAGCACATGCCGCAACGTGCGGGATGCTGCTGGCAGACACCAAGTTCGAGTTCGGAATGATTCAGGGGCAGTTGACCGTCATAGACGAAATGCTGACCCCCGATAGCTCACGTTACTGGGATGCGTCGACGCATTCTCCTGGCCGCGAGCCAGAGAGCTTCGACAAGCAATATGTACGCAACTGGCTCGATTCCACCGGTTGGAACCACGAGCCACCGGCCCCCGTCCTTCCGGACGATGTCATCACTGGCACACAACAACGCTATATCGAAGCATTCCAACGTCTCACCGGACACGATCCGGTCTTCTGA
- the rdgB gene encoding RdgB/HAM1 family non-canonical purine NTP pyrophosphatase, which yields MNDERLPILIATGNAGKLAEFERLLGHEFRVEGLSGLDLVMPPEGTESYRKNAEAKAISVAKATGRLTLGDDSGIEVRALGGAPGIESARFAGSPPSDARNIEKLLKLLDGNVGGDRSARFVCWLALADADGLVTTVEGTCSGVIGAIPKGANGFGYDPVFLFDDGRSMAELSDQEKDLVSHRGNAVREIKPDLERRIRGAGAHG from the coding sequence ATGAATGATGAACGGCTGCCAATTCTCATCGCCACCGGGAACGCTGGGAAACTTGCCGAGTTCGAACGGCTATTGGGACATGAGTTTCGCGTGGAGGGACTTTCCGGACTCGATCTGGTGATGCCGCCAGAGGGAACGGAGTCATATCGGAAGAATGCCGAAGCAAAGGCGATCTCCGTCGCCAAGGCGACTGGCCGTCTGACGCTCGGCGATGATTCGGGCATCGAGGTGCGAGCCCTGGGAGGAGCCCCGGGAATCGAATCGGCGCGATTCGCAGGCAGCCCGCCTTCGGACGCTCGCAATATCGAGAAGCTCCTGAAGCTGCTGGATGGCAACGTCGGCGGAGATCGATCGGCCAGGTTTGTTTGCTGGCTTGCGCTTGCCGACGCCGACGGGCTCGTCACGACGGTGGAGGGAACCTGTTCTGGCGTCATAGGAGCGATACCGAAGGGGGCCAATGGGTTTGGTTACGATCCGGTCTTCCTGTTCGATGATGGCAGATCGATGGCCGAGCTGAGCGACCAGGAAAAGGATCTGGTCAGCCACCGCGGCAACGCCGTGCGCGAGATCAAGCCGGACCTGGAACGCCGAATTCGTGGTGCGGGCGCCCATGGTTAG
- a CDS encoding TatD family hydrolase, producing the protein MEFVESHGHLDDDAFAKDLPQVIEAARAAGVRRFINIGYEPESWARSLALAEQHPDVSYALGMHPNSADRWSNDVATELEHLLDATNPVAIGETGLDYYREWVDRSSQKAAFRDQLELARSFSLPVIVHMRGDVESELTEILQAFPTVRVVFHSFDGSAHLRDFALRRGDMFGIGGLMTRSGSADLRETLREIPLDSMLLETDAPYLTPRGVKERRNTPANIPIIAQALADLLAVPIERIAEQTTANAEEIFQLVASAPVGAAQ; encoded by the coding sequence ATGGAATTCGTCGAATCGCATGGTCATCTCGATGACGATGCGTTCGCCAAAGACTTGCCGCAGGTCATCGAGGCCGCGCGCGCGGCTGGAGTCCGCCGTTTCATCAATATTGGATACGAACCGGAGAGCTGGGCGAGGTCGCTCGCCCTGGCTGAGCAGCATCCGGACGTTTCCTACGCGCTCGGGATGCATCCGAACTCAGCGGACCGCTGGTCGAACGATGTGGCAACTGAGCTCGAACATTTGCTCGACGCGACGAATCCAGTCGCGATTGGCGAGACTGGACTCGACTACTACCGGGAATGGGTCGATCGCTCGTCACAGAAGGCTGCTTTCCGCGATCAACTCGAACTCGCGCGGTCGTTCTCGCTACCGGTGATCGTTCACATGCGGGGCGATGTCGAATCGGAGCTCACCGAGATTCTCCAGGCCTTTCCGACGGTGCGAGTGGTTTTCCATTCATTCGACGGATCGGCGCATCTACGAGATTTCGCGCTTCGACGGGGCGACATGTTCGGCATCGGCGGACTGATGACCCGCTCCGGTTCGGCGGATTTGCGAGAAACTCTTCGGGAGATACCGCTGGACTCGATGCTCCTGGAAACCGATGCTCCCTATCTGACGCCACGCGGCGTGAAAGAACGGCGCAATACCCCAGCAAACATCCCGATCATCGCGCAGGCGTTGGCTGACCTGCTGGCTGTCCCCATCGAACGTATCGCTGAGCAGACGACCGCCAACGCCGAGGAGATATTCCAATTGGTCGCGTCCGCGCCAGTCGGTGCCGCGCAATGA
- the purS gene encoding phosphoribosylformylglycinamidine synthase subunit PurS produces MLVMPKAGVNDPEGEAIRGGLHSLGYSGVERVRAGKHYRLRLDAPAADAARATAEEMAEKLLANPVIQTYVIESVTEASEL; encoded by the coding sequence GTGCTCGTCATGCCGAAAGCCGGTGTCAACGACCCGGAAGGGGAGGCTATCCGTGGCGGACTGCACAGCCTTGGCTATTCAGGCGTGGAACGCGTGCGCGCTGGCAAGCACTATCGGTTGCGGCTCGACGCGCCAGCGGCCGACGCAGCCCGCGCCACCGCAGAAGAAATGGCCGAGAAGCTGCTTGCCAATCCCGTCATCCAAACCTATGTCATCGAATCGGTGACAGAGGCGTCGGAGCTCTAG